From Actinomyces slackii, a single genomic window includes:
- the cobA gene encoding uroporphyrinogen-III C-methyltransferase: MRSSDLSRAVLEPGSVALVGGGPGAEDLITVRGLALLEQADVVVVDRLGPAGLVHRLDERVEIIEVGKMPGHHSVPQAEIEALMVERALAGRRVVRLKGGDPFLLGRGGEEVLACRAAGVPVQVVPGVTSAIAGPAAGDVPVTQRGTAVAVHIVNAHGDLGPADLAALADPATTTVLMMGVDWLPRLQAQALLGGISPDLPAAVVHSATMPEQRTIHATLETLAQRVIDEGITFPAVIALGRTAAEGFLTPPAPARPHGSGREALPMPRHVPQALTGAGAPVLIGCAHGTRRRAGRDVIRRILMDVREQLAGVEVRESYVDVQQPTVAAAVEAACAPSAATRDESIDGIVVPLLLSTGYHVRKDIGSAVQRRRALAADTLGPDPRLARILAERLDEAGASAQDPETGIVLAVAGTSDPQGQAQGLAMGELLAAELGRPVEVGFIAAASPTVEQAVAAARDRARHVAIAPYLLAPGYFYSTLRQVADVLAEPIGAHRLLTELIVERYQAAAGA; encoded by the coding sequence GTGAGGAGCAGCGATCTGAGCCGAGCCGTCCTGGAGCCGGGATCCGTCGCCCTGGTGGGCGGCGGCCCCGGGGCGGAGGACCTCATCACCGTGCGCGGCCTGGCGCTGCTGGAGCAGGCAGATGTCGTCGTGGTCGACCGCCTGGGGCCGGCCGGCCTGGTCCACCGGCTGGATGAGCGCGTCGAGATCATCGAGGTCGGCAAGATGCCGGGCCACCACAGCGTGCCCCAGGCGGAGATCGAGGCCCTCATGGTGGAGCGGGCGCTGGCCGGTCGGCGAGTCGTGCGCCTCAAGGGCGGCGACCCCTTCCTGCTGGGCCGGGGCGGCGAGGAGGTCCTGGCCTGCCGCGCGGCCGGCGTGCCCGTCCAGGTGGTGCCCGGCGTCACCAGCGCGATCGCCGGCCCCGCGGCAGGGGATGTTCCCGTGACCCAGCGCGGCACGGCCGTGGCCGTCCATATCGTCAACGCCCACGGGGACCTGGGGCCCGCCGATCTGGCCGCTCTGGCCGATCCGGCCACCACCACCGTGCTCATGATGGGCGTGGACTGGCTGCCCCGCCTCCAGGCGCAGGCCCTCCTGGGGGGCATCAGCCCGGACCTGCCGGCCGCCGTCGTCCACAGCGCCACCATGCCCGAGCAGCGCACCATTCACGCCACCCTGGAGACCCTCGCCCAGCGCGTGATCGATGAGGGCATCACCTTCCCCGCCGTCATCGCGCTGGGCCGCACGGCCGCCGAGGGGTTCCTGACCCCGCCGGCACCGGCGCGCCCCCACGGGTCGGGGCGCGAGGCCCTGCCCATGCCCCGCCACGTTCCCCAGGCCCTCACCGGCGCCGGCGCCCCGGTGCTCATCGGCTGCGCCCACGGCACACGGCGACGGGCAGGCCGGGACGTCATCCGTCGCATCCTCATGGACGTGCGCGAGCAGCTGGCCGGGGTCGAGGTGCGTGAGTCCTACGTCGATGTTCAGCAGCCCACCGTGGCGGCCGCGGTCGAGGCGGCCTGCGCCCCCAGCGCCGCGACCCGCGATGAGTCGATCGACGGGATCGTCGTGCCCCTGCTGCTGAGCACCGGCTACCACGTGCGCAAGGACATCGGCTCGGCGGTCCAGCGTCGACGCGCCCTGGCGGCCGACACCCTGGGGCCCGATCCGCGCCTGGCGCGCATCCTCGCCGAGCGCCTCGATGAGGCCGGCGCGAGCGCTCAGGATCCCGAGACCGGGATCGTCCTGGCCGTGGCCGGCACATCCGACCCGCAGGGCCAGGCGCAGGGGCTGGCCATGGGCGAGCTGCTGGCCGCCGAGCTGGGCCGGCCCGTCGAGGTGGGCTTCATCGCCGCCGCATCGCCCACGGTCGAGCAGGCCGTCGCCGCGGCGCGGGACCGCGCCCGGCACGTGGCCATCGCCCCCTACCTGCTGGCGCCGGGATACTTCTACTCCACGCTGCGCCAGGTCGCCGACGTGCTCGCCGAGCCGATCGGCGCCCACCGGCTGCTCACCGAGCTGATCGTGGAGCGATACCAGGCCGCTGCCGGCGCCTGA
- the gcvT gene encoding glycine cleavage system aminomethyltransferase GcvT, producing the protein MTSPADPQTPRRTPLHRTHLELEAVFTSFGGWDMPLRYESDLVEHRAVRTSAGIFDLSHMGEVKVEGPGAAAALDHALVGRISAVAVGRARYSMMVDEEGGIIDDLIVYHVGDEEFLVVPNASNRARVAVELVGRCSGFDARVTDMSLDTALIAVQGPRAQEVLGQVVESGAAIPAALRPAQGSGEEDCGPDVLCGKGILARLRYYAAVRATAAGHSILLARTGYTGEDGFELFCGAEDAEDLWRVITSSTITGPGGDAVLTPCGLAARDSLRLEAGMPLYGHELAPTITPFDASLDAIVALDKPDFVGREALARRQARRGSPGTQVLVALVGQGRRAARTGSTITDDQGKDLGTVTSGLLSPTLGHPIALARLAPYSSEEPDWPVGTELSANVRGRLLPMRVVSAPFYSRPR; encoded by the coding sequence ATGACGAGTCCAGCCGACCCCCAGACCCCGCGCCGCACCCCTTTGCACCGCACTCACCTGGAGCTGGAGGCGGTCTTCACCAGCTTCGGAGGCTGGGACATGCCGCTGCGCTATGAGTCCGACCTGGTCGAGCACCGGGCGGTGCGCACCAGCGCCGGGATCTTCGACCTGTCCCACATGGGGGAGGTCAAGGTCGAGGGCCCGGGGGCCGCAGCGGCCCTGGATCACGCCCTGGTGGGGCGGATCTCCGCGGTGGCGGTGGGTCGGGCCCGCTATTCGATGATGGTCGATGAGGAGGGGGGCATCATCGACGACCTCATCGTCTACCACGTGGGCGATGAGGAGTTCCTCGTGGTGCCCAATGCCTCCAATCGGGCGCGCGTCGCCGTGGAGCTGGTGGGGCGCTGCTCCGGATTCGACGCCAGGGTCACGGACATGTCCCTGGACACCGCGCTGATCGCCGTCCAGGGGCCCCGCGCTCAGGAGGTCCTGGGGCAGGTGGTGGAGTCCGGGGCGGCCATTCCTGCGGCACTGCGACCGGCGCAGGGCTCGGGCGAGGAGGACTGCGGGCCCGATGTGCTGTGCGGGAAGGGCATTCTGGCTCGGCTGCGCTACTACGCGGCCGTGCGCGCCACCGCCGCCGGGCACTCCATCCTCCTGGCCCGCACCGGCTACACCGGAGAGGACGGCTTCGAGCTGTTCTGCGGAGCGGAGGACGCCGAGGACCTGTGGCGGGTCATCACCTCGAGCACGATCACCGGCCCCGGTGGGGACGCCGTGCTGACCCCCTGCGGTCTGGCGGCGCGCGACTCTCTGCGCCTGGAGGCCGGCATGCCCCTGTACGGTCATGAGCTGGCCCCCACGATCACGCCCTTCGACGCCTCCCTGGACGCGATCGTCGCGCTCGACAAGCCGGACTTCGTGGGTCGCGAGGCGCTGGCCCGCCGTCAGGCGCGCCGGGGCTCGCCGGGCACGCAGGTCCTCGTGGCGCTGGTGGGCCAGGGACGCCGCGCGGCGCGCACCGGCAGCACCATCACGGATGATCAGGGCAAGGACCTGGGAACCGTGACCTCAGGGCTGCTCTCGCCCACCCTTGGCCACCCCATCGCCCTGGCCCGCCTGGCGCCCTACTCCTCCGAGGAGCCCGACTGGCCCGTGGGCACGGAGCTGAGCGCCAATGTGCGCGGCAGACTCCTGCCCATGCGGGTGGTCTCCGCCCCCTTCTACTCCCGGCCGCGCTGA
- the gcvP gene encoding aminomethyl-transferring glycine dehydrogenase: MSSPEVFMAQRRATAHAPFAHRHLGTTGPELGTILQRLAVADLEDVAAAAIPEGLPVLPPREHAQPASPSAGGLDEAGAIEALRALAALNDPHVEMIGQGYHPCLTPAVIARDILGNPAWTTSYTPYQAEISQGRLEAQLLFQTVICDLTGLPVACTSLLDEATAVAEAATLMARAARANRGTVILDAGLHPQCLEVARSRCQALGLETLQIGAEEISDAAALPEALLGAVLAHTTTRGRVQDLSAAVRVVHDRGGLVAIDADPLALTVLACPGQIGADIAVGSAQRLGVPLFFGGPHPGFMAVSQALQRQIPGRIVGVSRDAEGAQAYRLALQTREQHIRRQKATSNICTAQALLAVVAAMYAVHHGPQGLRDIATAIHERAAQIAVGVRQAGLEIEHEDFFDTLAVRLADAAQAVARAEAGGYNLRLLDAEHVGVSTNETTTAADVSRVIALLTGQELDDAQPAPPADGVLPLPQALTREGDFLTHPTFHEHRSEASLVRYLRRLADRDLALDRTMIPLGSCTLKLNAAVESAAWLDPALAGIHPYAPARQTRGWRRILGQLSSRLARLAGYDRISLQPASGAQGELAGLLAISSYLESIGQGQRDTCLVPASAHGTNAASAAGAGMRVVVVASAADGSIDVEDLRRALAANERRVAAIMLTYPSTHGVFEPQVTQVAELVHAAGGQVYIDGANLNALCGLMRPGDLGGDVSHLNLHKTFAIPHGGGGPGVGPVAVKAHLAPFLPGAPTGSAAPVDGDPDTGFTGAPVSGARFGSAGAMPLAWSYLALMDDADLRTASLSAIAHANYIAAELADSFPTLYSGPGGWVAHECILDLRELTAATGVSAEDVAKRLIDFGFHAPTLAFPVAGTLMVEPTESEPKAELDRFIAAMRTIRAEIDEIAAGAVALEDSVVRRAPHTLAQVAGDDWDRPYPRSRAAFPLEGMERDKYFAPVARIDNAFGDRNLACTCPPPTAFQDEAI; this comes from the coding sequence ATGAGCTCACCGGAGGTATTCATGGCCCAGCGACGCGCCACCGCCCACGCCCCCTTCGCCCACCGCCACCTGGGCACGACGGGACCCGAGTTGGGCACCATCCTTCAGCGGCTCGCCGTCGCCGACCTCGAGGATGTGGCAGCGGCGGCGATCCCCGAGGGCCTGCCAGTCCTGCCCCCGCGGGAGCACGCCCAGCCGGCCAGCCCCAGCGCGGGCGGCCTGGACGAGGCCGGCGCCATCGAGGCGCTGCGCGCCCTGGCGGCGCTCAACGACCCCCATGTCGAGATGATCGGCCAGGGCTACCACCCCTGCCTGACTCCAGCGGTCATCGCCCGCGACATCCTGGGCAACCCGGCCTGGACCACCTCCTACACCCCCTACCAGGCGGAGATCTCCCAGGGCCGCCTGGAGGCGCAGCTGCTCTTCCAGACGGTGATCTGCGACCTGACCGGCCTGCCGGTGGCCTGCACCTCCCTGCTGGACGAGGCCACCGCCGTGGCCGAGGCCGCCACCCTCATGGCCCGCGCCGCGCGAGCCAACCGGGGCACGGTGATCCTCGATGCGGGACTGCACCCCCAGTGCCTTGAGGTGGCACGATCCCGCTGCCAGGCCCTGGGCCTGGAGACCCTCCAGATCGGGGCGGAGGAGATCAGCGATGCGGCCGCGCTCCCCGAGGCGCTGCTGGGGGCCGTCCTGGCGCACACCACCACCCGGGGGCGGGTCCAGGACCTGTCAGCCGCCGTTCGCGTCGTTCACGACCGCGGCGGCCTGGTGGCCATCGACGCCGATCCCCTGGCCCTGACCGTCCTGGCCTGCCCCGGGCAGATCGGCGCCGACATCGCCGTCGGATCGGCCCAGCGCCTGGGGGTCCCCCTGTTCTTCGGCGGGCCCCACCCGGGATTCATGGCCGTCTCCCAGGCGCTCCAGCGCCAGATCCCCGGGCGGATCGTGGGGGTCTCGCGCGACGCCGAGGGCGCCCAGGCCTACCGCCTGGCCCTCCAGACGCGCGAGCAGCACATCCGCCGGCAGAAGGCCACCTCGAACATCTGCACCGCCCAGGCGCTGCTGGCCGTGGTGGCCGCCATGTACGCCGTCCACCACGGCCCCCAGGGCCTGCGCGACATCGCCACCGCCATCCATGAGCGGGCCGCGCAGATCGCTGTCGGAGTGCGGCAGGCCGGCCTGGAGATCGAGCACGAGGACTTCTTCGACACCCTGGCCGTGCGCCTCGCCGACGCCGCCCAGGCCGTGGCTCGCGCCGAGGCCGGCGGCTACAACCTGCGCCTGCTCGACGCCGAGCACGTCGGGGTCTCGACCAACGAGACGACCACGGCCGCCGATGTCAGTCGCGTCATCGCCCTGCTCACCGGCCAGGAGCTCGACGATGCGCAGCCCGCCCCGCCGGCCGACGGGGTCCTCCCCCTGCCGCAGGCCCTGACCCGCGAGGGGGACTTCCTGACCCATCCCACCTTCCACGAGCATCGCAGCGAGGCCTCACTGGTGCGCTACCTGCGTCGCCTGGCGGATCGGGACCTGGCACTGGACCGCACGATGATCCCCCTGGGGTCATGCACCCTGAAGCTCAATGCGGCCGTGGAGTCGGCGGCGTGGCTCGATCCTGCGCTCGCGGGCATCCACCCCTACGCCCCTGCCCGCCAGACCCGGGGGTGGCGGCGCATCCTGGGCCAGCTCTCCAGCCGCCTGGCGCGCCTGGCCGGATACGACCGGATCAGCCTCCAGCCCGCCTCCGGCGCCCAGGGCGAGCTGGCGGGCCTGCTGGCCATCTCCTCCTACCTGGAGTCGATCGGCCAGGGCCAGCGGGACACCTGCCTGGTGCCGGCCTCCGCGCACGGGACGAATGCCGCCTCGGCCGCGGGGGCGGGCATGCGCGTGGTGGTCGTGGCCTCGGCGGCGGACGGCTCCATCGACGTCGAGGACCTGCGCAGGGCCCTGGCCGCCAATGAGAGAAGGGTGGCGGCGATCATGCTGACCTACCCCTCGACCCATGGGGTCTTCGAGCCGCAGGTGACCCAGGTGGCCGAGCTGGTGCACGCCGCGGGCGGCCAGGTCTACATCGACGGCGCGAATCTCAACGCCCTGTGCGGCCTCATGCGGCCCGGGGACCTGGGCGGGGACGTCTCCCACCTCAACCTCCACAAGACCTTCGCCATCCCCCACGGGGGCGGCGGCCCGGGGGTGGGGCCGGTGGCGGTCAAGGCGCATCTGGCCCCCTTCCTTCCCGGCGCCCCCACGGGCTCGGCGGCCCCTGTGGACGGCGACCCGGACACCGGCTTCACCGGGGCCCCGGTCTCCGGGGCTCGCTTCGGCTCAGCCGGGGCCATGCCACTGGCCTGGTCCTACCTGGCCCTCATGGACGACGCCGATCTGCGCACCGCCTCCCTGAGCGCGATCGCGCACGCCAACTACATCGCCGCCGAGCTGGCGGACTCCTTCCCCACCCTGTACTCGGGCCCTGGGGGCTGGGTCGCCCATGAGTGCATCCTGGACCTGCGCGAGCTGACGGCCGCCACCGGGGTGAGCGCCGAGGACGTGGCCAAGCGACTCATCGACTTCGGCTTCCACGCCCCCACCCTGGCCTTCCCGGTGGCCGGGACCCTCATGGTCGAGCCCACCGAGTCCGAGCCCAAGGCTGAGCTCGACAGGTTCATCGCCGCGATGCGCACGATCCGCGCCGAGATCGATGAGATCGCGGCAGGCGCGGTCGCCCTTGAGGACTCGGTCGTGCGGCGCGCCCCTCACACGCTGGCCCAGGTGGCGGGTGATGATTGGGATCGTCCCTACCCGCGCAGTCGGGCCGCCTTCCCCCTGGAGGGCATGGAGCGGGACAAGTACTTCGCACCGGTGGCCCGGATCGACAACGCCTTCGGGGACCGCAACCTCGCCTGCACCTGCCCACCGCCCACCGCCTTCCAGGATGAGGCGATCTGA
- a CDS encoding FAD:protein FMN transferase produces the protein MAAFRPQDALASSTWSFPATGTTWRVSTAAPLAPALREEITALVEAFEQTWSRFRPSSLVSRAARGEMGPGPISLGLPAGSAAMLDLYDVFHRLTEGRVDPLVGNDLVELGYDPLLSFTVRDGAPERLGAVRGRPTWAQAVEHEGDALTLREPALIDIGAVGKGFLADLIGQTLEAAGAGDYLIDGSGDLLVHCARPVRIGLEQPGRPGFVVGAVEISRGAVCGSGVDRRAWGEGLHHILDAVTGRPVQPVAAAWAMAPTCALADGLATALFTTAPERLASEIAYDFALLRTDGSASTSRTFHRLGELYTS, from the coding sequence ATGGCAGCATTCCGTCCGCAGGACGCCCTCGCGTCCAGCACATGGTCCTTCCCTGCCACTGGCACCACCTGGCGGGTGTCCACGGCCGCCCCCCTCGCTCCTGCGCTGCGCGAGGAGATCACGGCCCTGGTCGAGGCCTTCGAGCAGACCTGGTCGCGCTTCCGCCCCTCCTCCCTGGTCAGCCGCGCGGCCCGGGGCGAGATGGGGCCCGGCCCGATCAGCCTGGGGCTGCCGGCGGGCAGCGCCGCCATGCTCGATCTCTACGACGTCTTTCACCGCCTGACCGAGGGGCGCGTGGACCCGCTGGTGGGCAACGACCTGGTGGAGCTGGGATACGACCCGCTCCTCAGCTTCACGGTGCGCGACGGCGCGCCCGAGAGGCTGGGGGCCGTCCGCGGCAGGCCCACATGGGCGCAGGCGGTGGAGCACGAGGGCGACGCGCTCACACTGCGCGAGCCGGCGCTCATCGATATCGGCGCGGTCGGCAAGGGCTTCCTGGCCGATCTCATCGGTCAGACCCTGGAGGCCGCCGGTGCGGGGGACTACCTCATCGACGGCTCGGGCGACCTGCTGGTGCACTGCGCCCGTCCCGTGCGGATCGGGCTGGAGCAGCCCGGCAGGCCGGGCTTCGTCGTCGGCGCGGTGGAGATCAGTCGGGGCGCCGTCTGCGGCTCCGGGGTGGACCGGCGCGCCTGGGGCGAGGGCCTCCACCACATCCTCGACGCCGTGACCGGGCGGCCGGTGCAGCCAGTGGCCGCCGCCTGGGCGATGGCCCCCACCTGCGCGCTGGCCGACGGCCTGGCCACCGCGCTGTTCACCACCGCCCCCGAGCGCCTGGCCTCAGAGATCGCCTACGACTTCGCGCTCCTGCGCACCGACGGCTCGGCCTCCACCTCCCGAACCTTCCACCGCCTGGGAGAGCTCTACACCTCCTGA
- a CDS encoding FTR1 family iron permease, which yields MRATAPVLILLLASLLLPAPWARAADADSDYATWGEAADAVVAELDAALSSYRSGDTAGAAAGFRRTYSSGYVASNLSEVIAARIGQETRDDHTSQFSALRKDARTSGNEESLAQGVETLTSDLTTAATELDAIADLPGPRDYASRQATAIASQRAELDASKTRVNEGRGDRSWTQVAAEMNELINQGVDKAQAGDGKAGAALVNQAYYGYYEKLGFEKTVMAAISGSRVSEVENQFKVVRKAMIAGKTGQDLTSEADRLTSMLTQDAAALDGGAAQVGPVRAFLSGSFGQAFLILLREGLEAILVVAATIAYLVKAGMKDRVKHIYLGVAAGLAASGVVAVLFRVLYNSASSHQEVLEGIVALAAMVMLLFTSNWMLSKSSTQAWSRYIKDRAAASISNGGVWALASLSFLAVFREGAETILFYEALLAIDPGGSTSIWQGFAAGAAVLVVIFLLIRYTSVRIPLRPFFLITSIMLSLLVVVFAGGGSHALLEGDVIPATYLQGWPTYDYLGVYPYVETLSVQAVMAVIVITLAVISLMRQRAARAQDGSAPSTDEG from the coding sequence ATGCGGGCGACGGCGCCCGTATTGATCCTCCTGCTCGCCTCGCTCCTGCTGCCGGCACCCTGGGCCCGCGCCGCCGACGCCGACAGCGACTACGCCACCTGGGGCGAGGCGGCCGATGCCGTGGTCGCGGAGCTGGACGCGGCCCTGAGCTCCTACCGCAGCGGCGATACCGCCGGGGCGGCGGCCGGCTTCAGGCGCACCTACAGCTCCGGATACGTCGCCTCCAACCTCAGCGAGGTCATCGCCGCCCGAATCGGCCAGGAGACCAGGGACGATCACACGTCCCAGTTCTCCGCCCTGCGCAAGGACGCACGCACCAGCGGGAATGAGGAATCCCTGGCGCAGGGGGTCGAGACCCTCACCAGTGATCTGACCACCGCCGCCACCGAGCTCGACGCCATCGCCGACCTGCCCGGGCCGCGCGACTACGCCTCGCGGCAGGCCACCGCGATCGCCTCCCAGCGCGCCGAGCTCGACGCCTCCAAGACCCGCGTCAACGAGGGGCGCGGGGATCGCTCCTGGACCCAGGTGGCCGCGGAGATGAACGAGCTCATCAATCAGGGGGTGGACAAGGCCCAGGCCGGCGACGGCAAGGCCGGTGCCGCGCTGGTCAACCAGGCCTACTACGGCTACTACGAGAAGCTCGGATTCGAGAAGACCGTCATGGCGGCGATCTCGGGCAGCCGGGTCTCCGAGGTGGAGAACCAGTTCAAAGTGGTTCGCAAGGCCATGATCGCCGGTAAGACCGGCCAGGACCTCACCAGTGAGGCGGACCGCCTGACCTCCATGCTCACCCAGGACGCCGCGGCTCTCGACGGCGGTGCGGCTCAGGTCGGCCCGGTGCGCGCCTTCCTCTCCGGCTCCTTCGGCCAGGCCTTCCTCATCCTGCTGCGCGAGGGGCTGGAGGCCATCCTCGTGGTGGCGGCCACCATCGCCTACCTGGTCAAGGCCGGCATGAAGGACCGGGTCAAGCACATCTACCTGGGCGTGGCAGCGGGCCTGGCGGCCTCCGGCGTGGTCGCCGTGCTCTTCCGGGTGCTCTACAACTCGGCCTCCTCCCACCAGGAGGTCCTGGAGGGCATCGTCGCCCTGGCGGCCATGGTGATGCTCCTGTTCACCTCCAACTGGATGCTCTCGAAATCCTCGACCCAGGCGTGGAGCAGGTACATCAAGGATCGCGCCGCGGCGTCGATCTCCAACGGCGGGGTGTGGGCGCTGGCCTCACTGAGCTTCCTCGCGGTCTTCCGCGAGGGGGCGGAGACCATCCTGTTCTACGAGGCGCTGCTGGCCATCGACCCCGGAGGGAGCACGAGCATCTGGCAGGGCTTCGCCGCAGGAGCGGCAGTGCTGGTGGTGATCTTCCTGCTCATCCGCTACACCTCCGTGCGCATCCCGCTGCGGCCCTTCTTCCTCATCACCTCGATCATGCTGTCCCTCCTCGTGGTGGTCTTCGCCGGGGGCGGCTCTCACGCCCTGCTGGAGGGCGACGTCATCCCGGCCACCTACCTCCAGGGGTGGCCCACCTACGACTACCTGGGCGTCTACCCCTACGTCGAGACCCTCAGCGTCCAAGCCGTCATGGCCGTCATCGTCATCACCCTGGCGGTGATCTCCCTGATGAGGCAGCGCGCCGCCCGGGCGCAGGACGGCTCAGCGCCATCGACCGATGAGGGGTGA
- the gcvH gene encoding glycine cleavage system protein GcvH — translation MARQPIRPNLRYSAEHEWIDSSSPARVGVTAVAADALGEVVFVDLPQPGAEVSAGQTCGELESTKAVSDLYSPVTGVVVAVNEALEEDPALINADPYGQGWLFTVEVGSEGDLLSPEEYAERFDAVVEG, via the coding sequence ATGGCACGCCAGCCCATCCGCCCCAACCTGCGCTACTCCGCCGAGCACGAGTGGATCGACTCCTCCTCCCCCGCACGCGTGGGCGTCACCGCGGTGGCGGCCGACGCCCTGGGCGAGGTGGTCTTCGTGGACCTGCCGCAACCCGGGGCCGAGGTGAGCGCCGGTCAGACCTGCGGCGAGCTGGAGTCGACCAAGGCGGTCTCGGACCTCTACTCACCGGTGACCGGGGTCGTGGTGGCTGTCAACGAGGCCCTGGAGGAGGACCCGGCCCTCATCAATGCCGACCCCTACGGCCAGGGGTGGCTCTTCACGGTGGAGGTCGGCTCCGAGGGGGACCTTCTCAGCCCCGAGGAGTACGCCGAGCGCTTCGACGCCGTCGTCGAGGGCTGA
- the miaB gene encoding tRNA (N6-isopentenyl adenosine(37)-C2)-methylthiotransferase MiaB yields MTGLETTAPALDARSIAPEGAVGPVPRTYHVRTLGCQMNVHDSEHMAGLLERAGYLRVEDVPAAAARATPAGDGGADVVIINTCSVRENAATRLFGNLGQLAAVKRERPGMQIAVAGCLAQQMGEGIVERAPWVDVVFGTHNLDVLPALLERARHNEAAAVELEESLKVFPSTLPTRRESAYAAWVSIAVGCNNTCTFCIVPSLRGKQRDRRPGEVLAEVEAVAAQGAIEVTLLGQNVNSYGVGFGDRGAFAGLLRAAGAVEGIERVRFTSPHPAAFTDDVIEAMASTPAVMPSLHMPLQSGSDRILRAMRRSYRSERFLGILDRVRAAMPEAAITTDIIVGFPGETEEDFAATLEVVEKARFASAFTFEYSPRPGTPAADLEPVPVEVVKDRYRRLDELVRRITHEENAAQEGRIVEVLVAEGEGRRDSATARVSGRAADNRLVHLALPAGLAADDYDGGAPRPGDMVTVRVTHGAPHNLIADSALCGRALSPEELAANNSRAAGDRVWYDEGPALFEVRRTRAGDAWERRRAEACATPESDAAPVSIGMPTIRIGAPDRGGMSALGQPRSI; encoded by the coding sequence ATGACAGGCCTTGAGACCACCGCCCCCGCCCTGGACGCCCGCTCGATCGCCCCCGAGGGCGCCGTCGGGCCGGTGCCGCGCACCTATCACGTGCGGACCCTGGGGTGCCAGATGAATGTCCACGACTCCGAGCACATGGCGGGCCTGCTGGAGCGGGCGGGCTATCTGCGGGTCGAGGATGTCCCGGCCGCGGCCGCCCGGGCGACCCCGGCCGGTGATGGCGGGGCGGATGTGGTCATCATCAACACCTGCTCGGTGCGGGAGAACGCCGCCACCCGCCTGTTCGGCAACCTGGGGCAGCTGGCCGCGGTCAAGCGCGAGCGCCCTGGCATGCAGATCGCCGTGGCCGGCTGCCTGGCCCAGCAGATGGGTGAGGGGATCGTCGAGCGGGCCCCCTGGGTCGACGTCGTCTTCGGCACCCACAACTTGGACGTCCTGCCCGCCCTGCTGGAGCGGGCCCGCCACAACGAGGCCGCCGCCGTCGAGCTGGAGGAGTCCCTCAAGGTCTTCCCCTCCACCCTGCCCACGCGGCGGGAGTCGGCCTATGCGGCCTGGGTCTCCATCGCCGTGGGCTGCAACAACACCTGCACCTTCTGCATCGTTCCCTCCCTGCGCGGCAAGCAGCGCGATCGGCGCCCCGGGGAGGTCCTGGCCGAGGTCGAGGCCGTCGCCGCCCAGGGCGCCATCGAGGTGACCCTGCTGGGTCAGAACGTCAACTCCTACGGCGTGGGCTTCGGGGATCGAGGGGCCTTCGCCGGGCTGCTGCGGGCGGCCGGTGCCGTGGAGGGGATCGAGCGGGTGCGCTTCACCAGCCCCCACCCGGCCGCCTTCACCGACGACGTCATCGAGGCCATGGCCTCCACGCCGGCGGTCATGCCCAGCCTGCACATGCCCCTGCAGTCGGGCTCCGACCGGATCCTGCGGGCCATGCGCCGCTCCTACCGCTCCGAGCGCTTCCTGGGGATCCTGGATCGCGTGCGCGCCGCCATGCCCGAGGCCGCCATCACCACGGATATCATCGTGGGCTTCCCCGGCGAGACCGAGGAGGACTTCGCCGCCACCCTCGAGGTCGTCGAGAAGGCGCGCTTCGCCTCGGCCTTCACCTTCGAGTACTCCCCGCGCCCCGGAACCCCGGCCGCCGACCTGGAGCCCGTGCCCGTCGAGGTGGTCAAGGACCGCTACCGGCGGCTCGATGAGCTCGTGCGGCGCATCACCCACGAGGAGAATGCGGCCCAGGAGGGGCGGATCGTGGAAGTGCTCGTCGCCGAGGGCGAGGGGCGCCGTGACAGTGCCACCGCCCGGGTCTCGGGGCGGGCCGCGGACAACCGGCTGGTTCATCTGGCCCTGCCCGCGGGGCTCGCCGCCGATGACTACGACGGCGGGGCTCCCCGGCCCGGTGACATGGTGACCGTGCGCGTCACGCATGGCGCGCCCCACAACCTCATCGCCGACTCGGCCCTGTGCGGGCGGGCCCTGAGCCCCGAGGAGCTGGCCGCCAATAATTCCCGCGCCGCGGGGGACCGGGTCTGGTACGACGAGGGTCCCGCCCTGTTCGAGGTGCGCCGCACCCGCGCGGGGGACGCCTGGGAGCGCCGCCGGGCCGAGGCCTGTGCCACCCCGGAGTCCGATGCCGCCCCCGTGTCCATCGGCATGCCCACCATCCGCATCGGTGCCCCCGACCGTGGCGGCATGAGCGCCCTGGGCCAGCCCCGGAGCATCTGA